Within the Hevea brasiliensis isolate MT/VB/25A 57/8 chromosome 2, ASM3005281v1, whole genome shotgun sequence genome, the region ACAtactttatcaattttattaaatCCTCCATattctttatattatttatatgatCAGTTACTTTCATTTATTCAAAAATATAatatgtctatatatatatatatatatttttttttttctgattaatgattttttttttcatttttataaaaaaaaatataaaatcttgAATATAAAGTCTAAGTTGGAATTCAATGAGAAAGAATTAAActcatcttaattaattttttatttagaacTTTCATTATTACAGTACATTAAAAAGGATATCAATATTAGAAAAGGGAAAAGTCATTAACATAAATCCACTGACCAGTTGGGTCAAATTCTAAAGGACATGAACATAGCATAAAATCAGTTATGTGATGCCAAATGTAGTGTAGAACTgaaagttcaaaaaaaaaaaaaaaaaaaatagtggagATCAGAATTGAATGGGTTTCCATTTGTCTGGTCAATCTGAATTGAATGGGTTTCCATTTTTCTGGTCAATCCTTTGAATTTTGAATGCTTACTCTAAACTATGAAAATTAAGCAGCCGTACTTGTCTCAGAGTCCATTTAAAAACTAAAAACATTCTGTAATTAACAAAAGTATTAGCCTAATCATTAGCGATGCTGGCGCTACAGTTTAAGGGGGTAATTTTTATAATTCATCTCTAAATTTCACTATGTATTTTACTTTAatccattaattttaattttttatttaaaaatctttaaattttttttttttttcacaaaaatTCTTTCAACATATTATAACaagttttcatattaaaaaataataaaattatctttttacattattttctcttaaacttaaaaaaattataaattattatctgTCTCTATTATTATTTGGACCTATTATAAAATTATCAATGCTATCAAAATAATCTACTTCTTAGAGAGAACTTACTTTTTATTAaaagtattaaaaatatatttgtaaacgttatattataatttagagagttttttttttaatctaaaaccTACTATTGtaagttaaaagaattttttgcaaaataaaatttaaatttaaaaattttttaacaataaattaaaattaaagaatacaaataaaataaaataaaagataaaatttaAGAATCAGCTATAAAAATTACCCACATTTTGAGTTCTATACCCAATATTActtggaaaaaaaaaagggtgtaCATAGGCAACGCGATCAAAGAATGGAAGTGGAGTTTTGTTTTGGTCATCATAGAAAGTGGATTTGTTTTTGGGTGCAATGCAATCAATCCACTTGGAATTGTAGGCCCATAAAATGAAATTGATTATGTGGTTTGATGTATTTAGGCCCATGTTTTAAATGGGTAGATGGCATTTGTTTGTGGGGATCCAATTGACTCTTCTTTCCTAACTATgaattctgaatctgtaaaagaTGGAAGTGGCCCtttctcatttctcaatttcaaaccACCTCAAGCTCAAGCTCAAGCTCAAGCTCAAGCTCAAgctcattaattattttaaatttagtcCCACCAATTAGATTTAGCTATGGATAAATTAAAACaatgaagaaaataattttaagagGGAGAAAAGAAAAGCATCAACTGCTGCCTGTGGATGGTGACGTACGCCGGCTAGCTTCCTTTATACCATTCTCTCCTCTCTTTTCACAGAAATATGGAGTTGGGCAGCTTCTGCTGCAATGCGAAGATGTCAATTTTTTTTAACCTCATTTCTTCACTTTGTCTTTTGTCTTTGATGAGTGACCTCATGTTCTacagttgatttttttttaactgtTCGCTTGTTCtcttaaaaaataaaagagattgaTGGAATTAAAAAGTTAACTAGTTTTGGAATGCAAAGAACAGACAGAGAGTTTCTTGTAAAGGAAAAGGTCATCATGTTACTGACAACAGACAAATGTGGGGAACATGCAAAAGCTCAGATGTGTGGGGAAACCCAATATCCCTAAACACACACCAATTCATCTTTCTTCAATCTCTTTGTATAGTACCCCTTCAATTTATGTCCTTCCCTAACCCTATTTGGCAATTTCATCTTCTGTTAGGTTGGCATCACTTCATCATACACTTCTCTCTCTCCATCTTAATTAAATGCCTTCTCTCTCATTTGTTCTGTATATATAATTCTCaagtagtaattttttttttaatttacatcaaataaatgagtataattatttattaatatatattgtaTTACAATTAATTAATATGCACGTTTAAGGCCATGATCAGGACGTGCAACAATCTCACTCGCATAATTTGCATTGCATTTTGGATGTTTAAGCATAGCATGAAATCAATCAAGGAGTTTAAAGGAGACCTACACAGTTGTGGTTTAGTGGGCAAAGAAAAGCATAAAAAGGACACAGACAATACATTCACAAGGAACAGTGCCCttgtttttcattattattttcaatCCTTCAATTTTCTAAAGAAATTAAGAGAGTAAAGAATGAGCTATTAAGTAATATATAAATGAGTTGTAGTAATTTCTTAGACAGAACAATTCaagtaattaataaaataaccttcatgtaaaataaaataaaaaaactctTCATCTTCCTTAGTACCAAGTAACTAGAGATGAATGATGATATCTCAACAACTTGCATCTTCAACTAATGTTACTGTTTTAACCTAATTTAACAAGGACCATGCCACCCAAAACTAATCATAACATTTAGAATATAAAAACTGATAATTAAAGactaaactaaaaattaaaaccaTAGCCAAACAGGATACATATTGTAGATTATGCTagacaaaaataattaattaattaagaaggGTGCCCAGCTAGTTGAATAGTGAGAAATCTTCATTATGAGACTCTCTGCAAATTGCAATTAATCTTCACTTTGATCTTTGATCACCCCATAATAATCAATACTAACTTCTAAAGCATCTTGTATATGACTATATGTGGTTTTGAGGCCTGAGACTGCAGTACTGAAAGAAGCTAATCAATGAAATCAAAGCCAAAGATCAATTAACGTGCATTAATGAAACTAGAAACAACCGAGCCGAAGTTCCAAATCCAAAACCTCCTTTGGATCTTTACAACCTATCTCCAAGTCCAAGCttataacttcacttttcttcaaaacctcaagCTCATATTTCTGTGCAAAACCCTTGTTGAATTCTTCAACCTCAACCACAGCTCtcatgctcttcttcttcttcttcttctttaaatCTTCACTCAAAGGAGTAGAAGACTCACGTTGAGGACATTCAAGTGCAGTGGATTTCTTATCCTGGTAAGACGGTGATGAGGAGAAAGAAGTGAAGGATGGGGAGAGCAAGGAATGGTGAGGAGTACAAGGGTATGACAACAACTTAGCTGAAGTACTGCGAGATGAAGATAAAGATAAAGATGTAGAGGAAGaaaaattagggttagggtttggacattcaAAAACCCATGAAGGTAGCTGTATCAACATGGCTCTATCTCTCCTATGGACGTTCATGTGACCTCCAAGAGCTTGAGCTGAGTTGAATTGCCTCTTGCAAAAGCTACATGTGTAGTTTCTTTGAGGCCATAAAAAACCACTTGAATTGTCTCCTTCACTGCCGAAGCAAGTCCTCTCCATGGTTACTATAGTTGAGGAATTCAATCCAACCTAAAAAGATGAAAACAACAAGAACAAAATCTATATGAAGCTcaaaaagaagagaggagagaaCTCACACGAGTTATTGTGAG harbors:
- the LOC110644879 gene encoding zinc finger protein 11-like, which codes for MERTCFGSEGDNSSGFLWPQRNYTCSFCKRQFNSAQALGGHMNVHRRDRAMLIQLPSWVFECPNPNPNFSSSTSLSLSSSRSTSAKLLSYPCTPHHSLLSPSFTSFSSSPSYQDKKSTALECPQRESSTPLSEDLKKKKKKKSMRAVVEVEEFNKGFAQKYELEVLKKSEVISLDLEIGCKDPKEVLDLELRLGCF